In a single window of the Flavobacterium sp. W4I14 genome:
- a CDS encoding FHS family L-fucose permease-like MFS transporter (product_source=KO:K02429; cath_funfam=1.20.1250.20; cog=COG0738; ko=KO:K02429; pfam=PF07690; superfamily=103473; tigrfam=TIGR00885; transmembrane_helix_parts=Inside_1_23,TMhelix_24_41,Outside_42_62,TMhelix_63_85,Inside_86_91,TMhelix_92_111,Outside_112_114,TMhelix_115_134,Inside_135_154,TMhelix_155_177,Outside_178_208,TMhelix_209_228,Inside_229_256,TMhelix_257_279,Outside_280_293,TMhelix_294_316,Inside_317_320,TMhelix_321_338,Outside_339_342,TMhelix_343_365,Inside_366_376,TMhelix_377_396,Outside_397_405,TMhelix_406_425,Inside_426_433), whose translation MTNEPITTQPEIVTEGDPSSGKKYLLPFILVISLFFLWGMAHNLDSILIPHLKKACNLNNRQSTLIDTSVFFAYFLMAIPAGMILKKWGYKATMISGLLAFAFGAFLFVPAANNLSYITFLIALFIIGCGLTMLETSANPYAAVLGDPAKATSRLNLAASFNGLAAMVAPMIGGLFILSGKSHTKEELAAMTEVGRNNYFLEEAASVKTPYISLGIVLLIIAAVFYFIHLPEIKTKSIDGEAKGSFFGALRHKHLKWAVVAQFFYVGAQVCVTSFFIRMAQQGGGFDEKTAASYLAIYGFLFTVGRFAGTAILQFVSSNKLLAIYAVISILLCLVAILGKGSYVVYALGAIGFFMSIMFPTIFALGIDGIGDDTKPGSSWLIMSIVGGAILPFGMGSLIDMYGDNIQIGYSIPLVCFAFVLYFGLRGYKIAHK comes from the coding sequence ATGACTAATGAACCAATAACCACACAGCCAGAAATTGTAACTGAGGGCGATCCGTCATCAGGAAAGAAGTATCTATTGCCTTTTATACTCGTAATCAGCTTGTTTTTCCTTTGGGGAATGGCACATAACCTCGATTCCATCCTGATTCCACACTTAAAAAAAGCCTGTAACCTCAATAATAGGCAGTCTACTTTAATTGATACCTCAGTTTTCTTTGCCTACTTTTTAATGGCTATTCCAGCCGGAATGATTTTGAAAAAGTGGGGTTATAAAGCAACGATGATTTCAGGTTTGTTGGCCTTTGCGTTCGGTGCATTTTTATTTGTTCCTGCCGCCAATAACTTATCCTATATTACATTTTTAATTGCACTTTTTATTATAGGTTGTGGTTTAACCATGCTCGAAACTTCTGCTAATCCTTATGCTGCTGTATTGGGCGATCCTGCAAAAGCGACAAGCAGATTAAACCTTGCTGCATCTTTCAACGGACTGGCTGCTATGGTGGCACCCATGATTGGCGGATTGTTTATTCTTTCAGGCAAATCGCACACCAAAGAAGAATTGGCAGCCATGACGGAGGTAGGTAGAAACAATTATTTCTTAGAAGAGGCAGCATCAGTTAAAACACCATACATTTCCCTTGGCATTGTTTTATTGATAATAGCCGCTGTATTTTACTTTATCCACCTTCCTGAAATTAAAACCAAAAGTATTGATGGTGAGGCTAAGGGAAGTTTTTTTGGCGCATTACGTCACAAACATTTAAAATGGGCGGTTGTTGCTCAATTCTTTTATGTTGGTGCGCAGGTTTGTGTTACCAGTTTTTTTATTAGAATGGCTCAACAGGGCGGGGGATTTGATGAAAAAACAGCCGCATCTTACTTAGCTATTTATGGTTTTTTATTTACTGTAGGCCGTTTCGCGGGGACGGCGATTTTACAGTTTGTATCATCGAATAAACTGCTCGCTATTTATGCGGTAATCTCTATTCTATTGTGTTTAGTTGCCATTTTAGGTAAAGGTTCTTATGTCGTTTATGCTTTAGGCGCTATCGGATTCTTTATGTCAATTATGTTTCCAACCATTTTTGCCCTGGGAATTGATGGCATAGGTGATGATACTAAACCAGGCTCTTCATGGTTGATCATGTCGATTGTGGGTGGCGCAATTTTACCATTCGGCATGGGTAGTTTAATCGATATGTATGGCGACAATATCCAGATTGGTTATAGTATCCCTTTGGTTTGTTTTGCTTTCGTCCTTTATTTCGGCTTACGGGGTTATAAAATCGCACACAAATAA
- a CDS encoding CoA:oxalate CoA-transferase (product_source=KO:K18702; cath_funfam=3.40.50.10540; cog=COG1804; ko=KO:K18702; pfam=PF02515; superfamily=89796), with amino-acid sequence MLPLEDYLVIDFSQFLSGPSASLRLADMGARVIKIERLGVGDICRTLYTSNLIMNGESSVFHAINRNKESFEVDLKREEDCEMVRELLKKADVMIHNFRPGVMERLGFDYQSVSILNPTLIYGEISGYGNNTEWKNKPGQDLLLQSVTGLTALTGNAGSGPVAMGLSIVDMLAGAHLAQGILACLYRKALKNEGGFVQISMMESAYDFQFETITTFMNDGGSLPQRSKKNNANAYLGAPYGIYQTENGYLALAMGSIPQLGNLLDCDKLEEYVEVSEAFDKRDEIKAILADHLLSATTEKWLSILEPADIWCADVLNWNALMAHEGFKVLKMVQEVEMIDGYKYETTRCPIRIDGELLTSAIGSPKLGQDNEKIIKEFITQQTIANA; translated from the coding sequence ATGCTACCGCTTGAAGATTATTTAGTTATCGATTTCAGCCAGTTCCTATCGGGGCCATCAGCAAGTTTGCGCCTGGCCGACATGGGTGCGCGTGTAATCAAAATTGAGCGTTTGGGTGTTGGCGACATTTGCCGCACGCTCTACACTTCAAATCTGATTATGAATGGCGAATCATCTGTTTTTCATGCCATCAACAGGAATAAAGAAAGTTTTGAAGTTGATTTAAAACGCGAAGAAGATTGTGAAATGGTACGCGAACTGCTTAAAAAAGCAGATGTAATGATCCATAATTTCCGACCGGGGGTAATGGAGCGTTTGGGTTTCGATTATCAATCCGTTAGCATTTTAAATCCAACCCTAATTTATGGCGAAATTTCAGGCTATGGCAACAACACGGAATGGAAAAACAAACCCGGGCAGGATTTACTTTTGCAATCCGTTACCGGCTTAACCGCTTTAACCGGAAATGCCGGTAGTGGCCCTGTAGCAATGGGTTTATCCATTGTAGATATGTTGGCGGGCGCGCACCTGGCGCAGGGAATCCTGGCCTGTTTATATAGAAAAGCGTTAAAAAACGAAGGTGGTTTTGTGCAGATCAGCATGATGGAGTCCGCTTACGATTTTCAGTTTGAAACCATCACCACTTTTATGAATGATGGCGGATCGTTACCCCAACGTTCTAAAAAGAACAACGCAAATGCATATTTAGGCGCTCCTTATGGGATTTATCAAACAGAAAACGGATATTTAGCCCTGGCGATGGGTTCAATCCCACAGTTGGGAAATTTACTTGACTGCGATAAATTGGAAGAATATGTGGAAGTAAGCGAAGCATTCGATAAACGTGATGAGATTAAAGCCATTTTGGCCGATCATCTTTTATCGGCGACTACCGAAAAATGGCTTTCCATTTTAGAACCTGCCGATATTTGGTGTGCCGATGTATTAAACTGGAATGCTTTAATGGCCCATGAGGGTTTTAAGGTGTTGAAGATGGTTCAGGAAGTGGAAATGATAGATGGTTACAAATATGAAACCACAAGATGCCCGATCCGTATTGATGGAGAATTGTTGACCTCAGCAATAGGCTCGCCAAAATTAGGACAGGATAATGAAAAAATTATCAAAGAGTTTATAACACAGCAAACCATTGCAAATGCATAA
- a CDS encoding putative dehydrogenase (product_source=COG0673; cath_funfam=3.40.50.720; cog=COG0673; pfam=PF01408; superfamily=51735) — protein sequence MSIDIKYKPQLPHSKQPIIIIGAGGIVADAHLPAYKIAGFEVHGIVNRTKERAQKLADAFGIPNVYHSVAEAVKLAPTNAVYDLTIMPEQYIETLKQLPDGSAVLIQKPMGDDFTQAKEILELCRTKNLKAAINFQLRFAPFVSAAKYIIDKGLIGELYDMEVRITIKTPWEIFPHVIIHPRLEIQYHSIHYVDLIRSFLGNPESILAKTLKHPAKSLSSSRSTILFDYGDTMHAVINTNHDHDFGPNHQESYIKWEGTKGAIVAKIGLLMDYPHGVPDVFEYCIVEDEKSPEWQTVKLEGSWFPEAFIGTMANLMCYNEGSSDVLYTSVEDVIQTMAVVESAYQSSDIGGVKIIEKLKG from the coding sequence ATGAGTATTGATATCAAATATAAACCCCAACTCCCACACTCCAAACAGCCCATCATTATCATTGGTGCAGGGGGAATAGTGGCCGATGCGCATCTTCCAGCGTATAAAATTGCTGGTTTTGAGGTGCATGGAATTGTAAACCGGACCAAAGAGCGGGCACAGAAATTGGCTGATGCTTTTGGAATTCCAAACGTATACCATTCAGTAGCCGAAGCCGTAAAACTGGCACCAACAAATGCAGTTTACGATTTAACGATCATGCCCGAGCAATACATCGAAACATTAAAGCAGTTGCCTGATGGAAGTGCGGTGTTAATTCAAAAACCAATGGGCGATGATTTTACACAGGCAAAAGAAATCCTCGAACTCTGCAGAACCAAGAATTTAAAAGCGGCTATAAACTTTCAATTACGTTTTGCACCATTTGTAAGTGCAGCAAAATACATCATCGATAAAGGTTTAATCGGCGAATTATACGATATGGAAGTCCGTATAACGATTAAAACACCCTGGGAGATTTTTCCGCATGTAATTATTCATCCACGTTTAGAAATTCAGTACCACAGCATTCATTATGTCGATTTAATCCGTTCGTTTTTGGGTAATCCAGAGAGTATTTTAGCAAAAACCTTAAAACATCCGGCAAAAAGTTTGTCATCATCTCGTTCTACGATCTTATTCGATTATGGAGATACGATGCATGCGGTAATTAACACCAATCACGACCATGATTTCGGTCCAAATCATCAGGAAAGTTACATCAAGTGGGAGGGCACCAAAGGCGCCATTGTGGCTAAAATTGGCTTATTGATGGATTATCCGCATGGCGTACCTGATGTTTTTGAATACTGTATTGTAGAAGACGAAAAATCACCAGAATGGCAAACAGTTAAGTTAGAGGGATCCTGGTTTCCAGAGGCATTTATTGGCACAATGGCCAATTTGATGTGCTATAATGAAGGTTCAAGCGATGTTTTATACACCAGTGTGGAAGATGTAATCCAAACCATGGCCGTGGTAGAAAGTGCCTACCAATCGAGTGATATTGGTGGCGTAAAGATTATAGAGAAATTAAAAGGGTAA
- a CDS encoding multiple sugar transport system substrate-binding protein (product_source=KO:K02027; cog=COG1653; ko=KO:K02027; pfam=PF01547; superfamily=53850) yields the protein MHNQVETFRIAVRKFAPFEAAMQKFWEQYCIRSGCTLKLEMVVMDLHELYDSTITQKGLAKGDFDLAHISTDWVLEGYSGNDFEVLNPYINKNKPDDFPRGWSKSLLGLQRFGWEVVGLPFHDGPECFIYRRDLFENETEKANYLAQYGKALAVPKTWEDFHQIARFFNRPEQNLYGSIFACYPDGHNTVFDFALQLWTRGGTLVDKNGFIQINTQAAIDGLNFYRKIVNDKTAVHPKSAAFESVAAGIAFSQGEAAMMINWFGFAAMCEVDANSKVKGKIDVEQLPSDPGKNSASLNVYWLYTIAKGSKNKDIAYDFLRFAMAAEQDKQLTLAGGIGCRISTWKDEEINQVIPYYHKLEQLHEVANMLPQKQNWAAIAAIIDQMVLQAINTDAATETLIQRAQNQINEIDK from the coding sequence ATGCATAACCAAGTAGAAACTTTCAGGATAGCCGTTCGTAAATTTGCGCCATTTGAAGCTGCCATGCAGAAATTCTGGGAACAATATTGTATCCGTTCAGGCTGTACACTAAAGTTGGAAATGGTGGTAATGGACCTGCACGAACTTTACGACAGTACCATCACTCAAAAAGGTTTGGCAAAAGGGGATTTTGATCTAGCGCACATCAGTACCGATTGGGTTTTGGAAGGCTATTCAGGCAATGATTTCGAAGTTTTAAACCCTTACATCAACAAAAACAAACCCGATGATTTCCCGAGGGGATGGAGCAAATCGCTTTTAGGGCTGCAGCGCTTCGGCTGGGAAGTGGTTGGCTTGCCATTTCATGATGGACCGGAATGTTTTATTTATAGAAGAGATCTATTCGAAAATGAAACCGAAAAAGCTAATTACTTGGCGCAATACGGAAAAGCCTTAGCAGTACCTAAAACCTGGGAAGATTTTCATCAGATTGCCCGTTTTTTTAACCGTCCTGAACAAAATTTATATGGCAGTATTTTCGCCTGTTATCCCGATGGCCACAATACCGTTTTCGATTTTGCTTTGCAATTGTGGACGAGAGGCGGGACACTGGTTGATAAAAATGGTTTTATTCAGATTAATACCCAGGCAGCCATTGATGGTTTAAACTTTTACCGTAAAATTGTTAACGATAAAACTGCTGTTCATCCAAAATCTGCAGCATTCGAATCTGTAGCCGCAGGAATAGCCTTTTCACAAGGTGAAGCCGCAATGATGATCAACTGGTTTGGTTTTGCGGCCATGTGTGAAGTAGATGCAAACTCCAAGGTAAAAGGAAAAATTGATGTGGAACAATTGCCATCCGATCCAGGTAAGAACTCAGCTTCGTTAAACGTATATTGGCTTTACACCATTGCAAAGGGTAGTAAAAATAAAGACATTGCTTACGATTTTCTCCGCTTTGCAATGGCTGCAGAACAGGATAAACAGCTGACGTTAGCAGGAGGGATCGGTTGCAGGATTTCGACCTGGAAAGATGAAGAGATCAATCAGGTTATTCCTTATTACCATAAACTGGAACAATTACATGAGGTGGCCAATATGTTGCCGCAGAAACAAAATTGGGCTGCTATTGCCGCCATCATCGACCAAATGGTTTTACAGGCCATCAATACCGATGCCGCAACCGAAACGCTTATCCAGCGTGCACAGAACCAGATTAATGAAATTGACAAATGA
- a CDS encoding acyl dehydratase (product_source=COG2030; cath_funfam=3.10.129.10; cog=COG2030; pfam=PF01575; superfamily=54637) encodes MYFKSTFFEDYQLQDKRVTLGRTITETDFVVHAGHTGDFFPHHMDAEWCATQPFKQRIAHGTMIFSIGIGLTASEINPEAMSKGYDKLRFVKPVFIGDTIHSEITISEKGESKRPEYGTVTEHVEIINQHGAVVLVCDHLLVVKKVH; translated from the coding sequence ATGTATTTCAAATCAACATTTTTTGAAGATTATCAATTACAGGATAAACGTGTAACCTTAGGTCGTACCATAACCGAAACCGATTTTGTAGTTCATGCAGGTCATACTGGCGATTTTTTTCCGCACCATATGGATGCTGAATGGTGTGCGACACAACCGTTCAAACAACGAATCGCCCACGGAACGATGATCTTTAGCATTGGGATCGGTTTAACAGCTTCAGAAATCAATCCTGAAGCCATGAGCAAAGGATATGATAAATTGCGGTTCGTAAAACCTGTTTTTATTGGTGATACCATTCATTCTGAAATCACGATATCCGAAAAAGGAGAGAGCAAAAGACCAGAATATGGTACCGTAACCGAACATGTAGAAATTATCAACCAACACGGAGCGGTTGTATTAGTTTGTGACCATCTTTTGGTGGTGAAAAAGGTTCATTAG